AGTGTGTGTGGTGGCTCTCTGCAGCCTGCATGTGAGGTTGGAATGTGGTCCGATTGGACTTTAGCTCCGAGAATTGGGCCCAAATTAAGTCCGCCTCATTGGGCCTTTAAGACATTTGAAACTCAGGCCCAATTCGGTCTCACTCTTTAGCACGGCCCAGGTTCAGCCTTTGATTTTGAAGATTGGCCCAATTATATTCACAATTATTTTACTCAAAACCCAACCAGCCTTGTGGATTTTAAAATCAAACTGTGGGAACTGCCTGTGCACAAGTTAGGATTGCTTTATTTGAGTGATTTGAAAATATAAAGGAAGATCTGACAATTACTAATGAATAAcataaaatttttcaattctttctgggCTACAATTTTAAGTCAACTAGCTCTAAGAGGAACCACAAAAGAGATATGCTGAGTGAAACCATTTGAACGAGGAGAAGGTCGACATGCCTTCAAAAGTAAGAGAAATCAAACTATCATGACAATATTGCGCACTGGGTACGGTAATCCTTAGCTTTATCTTTATTCACTCTACCAAAAAACCTACTTGATGGTGGTATTATTATTGCACCTATacttttcacaaatcatttttgGGTCCAGGAAACCTCTAGAACGTAGTGATCGATGCCGGCGGGGAGGAAGTAGGCTCCATCAGGTTGTACGTGCCAATCGCACAGATTATTGTCGCATTGGAAGGGGTGGTTTTTGTAATCATACGCATTGAAATACAGAAACTTGTCTTGCCAATCCACCCTGCAGAAGAAGAGAGTTGTGCCCCAAAAGTTCAGTTCAAAATGCCAGGAGAAGAACTGTCCGTCGGAGAGGTTATGTGGCCCCAAGTCGTTGTCTTTTGATTGGCAGTGAAGCGTCATCGGGTCTGAGGCTGCGCCCAAGCTATCTGTCACATTTACATGGATCTTGGCACGGACGACATGGGGGAAGCCGTGCATGGAAAGCGCAAGGAGGACGAGTGCCAGCAGGGAGCTCTTGAAGGGACTCATGTTGTGGCTTTGTGGTTTTCCCTATTCGCTCTCGATTAAATAGCCACGAGAATAGAGGCATGCTTATTAATATATTCGTGGACACAAATCTGCAA
This genomic stretch from Malania oleifera isolate guangnan ecotype guangnan chromosome 3, ASM2987363v1, whole genome shotgun sequence harbors:
- the LOC131151290 gene encoding S-protein homolog 5-like; protein product: MSPFKSSLLALVLLALSMHGFPHVVRAKIHVNVTDSLGAASDPMTLHCQSKDNDLGPHNLSDGQFFSWHFELNFWGTTLFFCRVDWQDKFLYFNAYDYKNHPFQCDNNLCDWHVQPDGAYFLPAGIDHYVLEACRPSPRSNGFTQHISFVVPLRAS